The DNA region GCGGCCGTGCTGGCGCCGCTGTGCCGGGCGACGTTGGTCAGCGCCTCCGCCACCACGAAGTAGGCCGTGGTCTCGACGGACGCGGCGCACCGGCCCGGTACCTCGACCTCCACCGTGCAGGGCACCCCGCAGCCGGCGGCCAGCCCGTGCAGGGCACCGGCCAGCCCTCGGTCGTCCAGCACCGGGGGCAGGATCCCCCGCACCACCGTACGCAGTTCCGCCAGGGCCAACTCGGCCGCGTCCTGGGCCCGGTCCAGCACCTGCGCCGCCTGCGCCGGATCGCGGGCCAGTGCCCGCCGGGCGGCACCGAGCAGCACGGTGACCGCGACCAGCCGGTTCTGCGCCCCGTCGTGCAGGGAGCGTTCGATGCGGCGCAACTCCACCGCGTGGGCGTCCAGGGCCGCCGCCCGGGTGGCGGTCAGCTCGGCGATCCGCAGGGAGGCGTCGACGTCGGGGGGCGGGGCCAGCAGCCGTCGCCCCGGCAGCGCCTGGAGGCGGGCCAGGCGCGGCCCGAGCGCCACCGTCACGGCGAGCCAGCCGACCCCGATCAGGGCGACCACCAGGGCGTCGGGCAGCCCGTCGATGCGCCAGTTGACCAGACCCGGGCCACCCTCCTCCGGAGGCAGCAACCAGAAGTAGAACGGGAACAGCAGGTTCTGCACGGCGGACAGCGGCAGGGACAACCCGAACACGCCCAGGGCGAGACCGACCGTGCCGTGGAGGGCCACGAACCCGCACTCCCGCCGCACCCACGGATCGCGCAGGGCCTGCCGCAGGCCGGCGGGCACCGGTGGCGGCTCGGGCAGTCGGAACCCCCATCGGGACAGCCGGGCCCGTTCCCGCCGGGCGGCCGACCGTACCGCCTTCAACGCCGACGGGATCACCGGCAGACCGATCCCGACCAGGCAGGCCAGTGCCACCACGGAGAGCAGCAGCAGCGCCGCGAACGCCAGGATCGCCGTACCGAGGCCGCCGACCAGGTGTTCCAGGGCGTCGACGGAGATCCGTACCCGGTCGCGCAGATACCGCCGCACCCCGCGTTCGCGGCTCCCGCCGGTGTCTGCCTCCGCCATGTGCACCTCCCCGGCACAGACCATAGGTGACCGAGGTCGGAGCCGGCCCACGGCGGGGGGAAAGGTACAGCCTGCTGTACCCGGGTCGGGCGGCTGACTGGATCGTCGGCGGCCCTCCGCAGCCCTAGCGTTGTCCTCGTCGCCGACCACACAACCCAGGGAGCAACCATGGCCGACCGCATCGCCCCCGTCGAGACCGCCACCCGCAGCCTGTTCCGCCCGGTGCTCTGGCTGGTGCTGATCGTCAGCGCGGTCATCAACGCCAGCATGTCGATCGCCGACGCGAACGTCTTCGTCGGCGCCGGGTTCGGACTGGTCACCCTGACCTGCGCGGTGCTGCTGGTAGTGCACCATTACCGCAATCGTCGGGACTGACCTAGACGGCGAGGTCCTCGGCCGCACCGAGGACCTCGCCGCCGGTCACCGAGGGGCCGGGGAGTCGAGCAGCATGGAAGATGCCACCGGCAAGGCCCCACCGCGACGATGGAGTGGACGGATGCGGATCAGCGGTACGGCATCATCGGGAACCAGCCGAACCCGAACATCGCCGGGACCCGCAGATCCCAGTAGACGACGGTGAAGACCCCCAGCATGAGCATCAGCCCTCCGGTCACCACGACGCTGCGCGAGGGGTCGGAGGCCCACGCCAGGAAACGTCCCCGGGTGACGAGCACGATGAGGGCGAACAGCAGGGCCACGATCAGGATGTTGCCCAGGGACTGAAGGACGAAGGCCATGGCGCCGTTCAGCGGGTTGCCGGTGTCCACGGCCCAGTGGAACAGCTTGTTGAACAGCGGGTACGGCCGGCCGATGAGGAAGCCGCCGATGAGGGCACCGATGGTGACCACCCGGGCCACCGGACGACGGGCGAACACGTCCGGCAGGAAGCCCAGGGCGGCCAGGCCCAGGTAGGCCAGGGCCAGCCCGATGAGGCCGAACACGACGGACGACTGGATGATCCGGACCGGCATCTCGCCGATCGTCTCGGTCGACAGCTGCGGCAGCCGGTCACCGAGCATCACCCCGACCGCGCCGTACAGCGCGGACACCGTCACCATGCCGACCGTCATCCAGCCCACCGGGCGCAGGAGGGCGGCGATGGTGTGCCGGGCCCTCCCGGTGCGTTCCGTACTGGCCTGGGTCAGCGGGCCGACCGAGGCCATCATGGCGATGTTGCAGGCGGTGAAGGTGCCGGCCAGCCCGGACACGAAGGCGAACAGCAGGCCGGCGGCCGTCCCCGCGATGGGGGTGGTCTTCGCGTCATGGCCCAGCGCCGCGTTGGCCACGGTGTCGCCGATGACCGAGTCGACGAGTTCGAACGACCACACCACCGCCAGCAGGATGCCTCCGAGGGTGGCGATGAGTGCCGCCCGTACCGGTGGCCGGGACCTCGGTGGGTCTATGAGCGCCTTGTGGCGGCTGTCAAGGTGGGCCATGTCGATAGTCCTTCCTTCGTTCTCTTTTCCGATGACGCGTTGCGCTCGTTGCCGTGCTTGCGCAGACAGCATCGAAGGTTCGCTCTCCGAAGACGTCTCGTATCGTGCGGACTTCGGCCCTGAACAGCGACAACGGTCGCCGTTCGGTAGCACTGTGCGGCTTTCGAGAGAACTGTCGTCCTTCCATATGGCCCAGGATCGCCCAAGTGGCCGATTCGCCGTGGCGGCGATCCGCCCGAGGGGTGCGGTACGACCACCGTCTATTGAGTGGCCGCACCGAAGAGGAGCGCCGATGGACGTACTGAGAAAGACCTCACTGGTCGCGGGTGGGTGCTATGTGCTCACCTTCGTCTCGATTCCGACCGTCGCGCTCTACCGGCCGGTACGCGACGCGGATTACCTGCTGGCGTGGCGAGTCTGCTGACGGTGGTCGCTGTTGTACCAGGCACGCCTGGTGCCCAGGGTTCTTCCGGTGCTCGGGCTCGTCGGGGCACCCCTGCTCATCGTCTCGGACCTGTGCGTGCTGTTCGGTCTCTGGGACCGGTTGTCCCCGGTGACGGCGATCGGGGCCCTGCCCATCGCCGTCTGGGAGTTCTCGCTGGGTGTCTACCTGATCGTCCGGGGCTTCCGGCCGTCCGCGATCACGGCGGGAAACCGCGCCGCCGGCACCCCTGCCCGGGAAACCGAGCCCGTGACATAACTCGTACAACAGCGTACGGTTTATCTCGAACATGAATGTTCGAGATGGAGGTGCGGGGCATGACCGGCGACAAGCTCCTGCGACATTGGCCCGCTGCCCTGGGGGTGCTGGTCGCGGCCGGTACCGTGCTCGGCGTCGAGCATGGCGGCCAGATCGCCTCCGTGGTGGCGGCCTCCGGGTTCGTCTACCTCGCCGCAGCGGCCATCGGGCGCCCCGGCGCGGCATGGCCCGCCTTCGGTGTCACCTTCGTGCTCATCGGGCTGAGCCTTCGTACCGGCTTCGATGCCGTGCTCTGGGTCTGCGTCGCGGCTGCCGCCCTAGCCGTCATCGGCCTCCTGCGGGCGGGCGTACGTCCAGTGTGGTCGCTGCCGCTCCAGTCGGCGGCGATGGTCGTGCTCGGGGCGGCCGCGCTGTTAGCGGTCCGGGCCGACCCGGTCATCGCCGGGGTGATCGTCAGTGTCGCCCTGTTCGCCCACGCGGCATGGGATGTGTGGCACCACCGCACCGGGCGCGTCGTCGCGCGTTCCCTGGCGGAGTTCTGCTGCGTACTGGACGTGCTGG from Micromonospora sp. NBC_01739 includes:
- a CDS encoding DUF4386 domain-containing protein, coding for MYQARLVPRVLPVLGLVGAPLLIVSDLCVLFGLWDRLSPVTAIGALPIAVWEFSLGVYLIVRGFRPSAITAGNRAAGTPARETEPVT
- a CDS encoding sensor histidine kinase, which produces MAEADTGGSRERGVRRYLRDRVRISVDALEHLVGGLGTAILAFAALLLLSVVALACLVGIGLPVIPSALKAVRSAARRERARLSRWGFRLPEPPPVPAGLRQALRDPWVRRECGFVALHGTVGLALGVFGLSLPLSAVQNLLFPFYFWLLPPEEGGPGLVNWRIDGLPDALVVALIGVGWLAVTVALGPRLARLQALPGRRLLAPPPDVDASLRIAELTATRAAALDAHAVELRRIERSLHDGAQNRLVAVTVLLGAARRALARDPAQAAQVLDRAQDAAELALAELRTVVRGILPPVLDDRGLAGALHGLAAGCGVPCTVEVEVPGRCAASVETTAYFVVAEALTNVARHSGASTAAVTVRREADRLHLSITDDGRGGADERQGSGIGGIRRRVEAHDGRFTLTSPPGGPTTILVELPCGS